Below is a genomic region from Dechloromonas denitrificans.
AGGAAGGGCCGAAATTCGCGGAAGGCATATTCGATGTCCTGGCGATCCAGGTGGCCCAGGCCGAATTCCTGCAGGCCGGGGGAGTCGATCAGGTGGCTTTCGCTGTCGAGGTGGTAAAGCGTGGCGTGCGTTGTCGTGTGTTTGCCGGAATCCAGCGCCAGTGAAATTTCACGGGTTGCGGCGTTGGCTTCCGGGACCAGTGCGTTGACCAGTGTCGATTTGCCCATGCCGGACTGGCCAACCAGCACGCTGGTGACGCCGTGCAGCGATGGGCGGAGGTCTTCGGCGTGTGCCAGGGCCGAGAGTTCGAGAATGGGGTAGCCGATCTCGGCAAATATTTTCAGGCGCTCACGAGCGGCCGGGAGCTTGTCGCTCAGATCGCATTTGTTGAGAACGATGAGCGGGCGAATTTCTTCGCTCTCGGCGGCCAGAAGCGCCCGCGTCAGCAACTCGTCGGAAAACGCCGGTTCGGTCGCCACCACCACCACCAGTTGATCGACATTGGCGGCGATCAGCTTCTGTTTGTGCTCGTTCGAGCGGTACAGCAGGCTGGAGCGAGGCTGGATGCCTTCGATGACGCCTTGATTGTCGGAGGTGCGCTCGATATCGAGCCGGTCGCCGCAGACGACTTCACTTTTCTTGCCGCGCGGCACGCAAGGCAGGCGCGTGCCATCGGGGAGTTCGACAACATATTGACGACCGTGGGCGGCAATGACGCGACCTTCCATCATGCTGTGTGTCCTTGCAGGTGGGCGATACGCTGGGCGGCTGGTGGGTGCGAGTCGTAGAGCAGCGAGTGCAGCGGGTCGGGCGTCAGTGTCGAGGCATTGTCTTCGTACAGTTTGACCAGTGCCCGGACCAGGTCGCCGGCACTGGCGTGTTCGGCGGCGTAGGCATCGGCTTCGAATTCGTTGCGGCGCGACAGGTAGCTGCCGAGCGGTGCCAGCGGAAAGGTGAAGGCCGGGATGACGAGGAAGAACAGGACCAGGGCCAGCGCCGTATTTTGGGCCGGTACGCCGAGACCGTTGTAGAACCAGGCGGCGTCGATCAGTTGTCCGAGCAGCCAGAGGAAGCCGAGCGAGACGGCAAACATCAGTACGATGCGCTGGAGGATGTGGCGTTTGCGAAAGTGGCCCAGTTCATGGGCCAGAACGGCTTCGACTTCGGTCGGTGCGAGGCGCGACAGCAGGGTGTCGAAGAAGACGATCCGCTTGTTGTTGCCGAAGCCGGTGAAGTAGGCGTTGCCGTGGCTTGAACGTTTCGAACCGTCCATCACGAACAGGCCGCTCGAGCGAAAGCCGCAACGGGCCAGCAGGGCTTCGATCCGGGTTTTCATCTCGCCATCTTCGAGCGGCGAGAATTTGTTGAACAGCGGCGCGATCCAGGTCGGGTAGATGAACATGATCAGCAGATTGAAAGCGGACCAGAAGAGCCAGACGTAAAACCACCAGGCACTACCCATGGCCGTCATCAACCAGAGTACGGCCAGGATCACCGGTGTGCCGATCAGCAGGCCGATCAGGCTTTGCTTGAGCAGGTCGGAGAAGAACAGGCCGAGGCTCATCCGGTTGAAGCCGTGGCGGGCTTCGATGACGAACTGGCGATAAAGCGAAAAAGGCAGGTCGATGATTGCCGAGACAAGCATGACGCTGAAAATGATGGCCAGCCCGTAGCTCAGGCCATCCAGCCGGCTCGTCCAGAAATCGTGCAGCCATGCCAGTCCGCCACCCAGGGTCAGGGCGAGGAGCAGGGCGGCATCAACCAGCGTGGTCTGCAAACTGAATTTGCTGCGGTCGACGGTGTAATCGGCTGCTTTTTGATGAGCCGGCAGGCTGATCCGTTCGGCAAACTCACCCGGTACATTGGTGCGGTGGGCGCTGACAAAGCGGATGTGACGCAGGGTCAGCCACAGGCGGGCCGACAGGGTCAGCGTGAAGGCGGCAAGAAACAGGAGGGTAAATTGGGATGTCACTGAGTGAAGGCCGAAGCTGTGAGAAAATCTGGGTTTTTACGAATTCGGGCAATTATATGGCAGGGAATGCAAACAACCTCGTCTGGCTGGATATGGAAATGACCGGTCTGAATCCGGATGGCGACCGGATCATCGAAATGGCCATGGTGGTGACCAATTCCGAGCTTGAAATGGTCGCAGAGTCGCCTTCGTGGGTGGTGCATCAGTCCGATGAGCGACTGGCAGCGATGGATGAGTGGAACCAGAAGACGCACGGCCGTTCCGGGTTGATCGACAAGGTCAAGGCGTCGACCATGAATGAGGCCGAGGTCGAGCAGGCCGCGCTGGAGTTCCTGAAGAAGTATTCCTCCAAGGGAAATTCCCCGATGTGCGGCAATTCAATCGGCCAGGATCGCCGTTTCATGGCGCGCTACATGCCGACCCTGGAAGACTTTTTCCACTATCGCAATCTTGATGTCAGCACTTTGAAAGAGTTGTGCAAGCGCTGGCAGCCCGAGATTTACAAGGGCTTCAAGAAGAAGAGCAAACATACGGCGATGGCCGATATTTACGAGTCGATCGATGAGTTGAAGTATTACCGCGAGCATTTCCTGGCCAAGCCGCAAGGTGGCCAGTGATCGTCATTCGCTGAAATCAGGATTCCCGCTGCGGCGGGAATTTTTTTTGGGTGTTCGGTTGCGGTCAACGCTGCAACAAGCGGAATTTTTCCTTGCGGTCACCCGGACGGCTGCCTTCCCATACCTTGGTCCAGTGGCCTCCCGGTGCGGCCAGTTCGCGTTTGGTATCTCCTCCGACAAGCAGCCAGTCACAGGATTTACCGGCTGGCGTATCGAATGATGCGGGTTCAATGCCGACGAAGTAGGCGAGCGAAGCGCGTTGGGCATCGGTCAGGCCGCGTTCGGCCAGGCAGCCATGATCATCCGGCAGGGCGCGGGCGATGGCCTGGGCAACCGGGCGATAGCTTTTGCCGTAGTCGAACCACGGCAGAATCAGCGTCGTTGCCAGCAGCCACAAAGTCGTGAAGCCCAGTGTCCAGTGTGTCAGGCTGCGATAGGGGGAGCGCGGTGCGGTGACGATCAGCCAGGCCCACCAGAATGTTGCAGCCAGGCCGATGAGCAAGGCGAAGCCGTCGAGATGGCCGATAAAACCGGGGCGCAGAATGGTGACGCGAGTAGCCAGTTTGGCTGGCCAGCCAAGTGCCATGGCCGACCAGCAAAGCCAGACCAGCCCGACAAACAGGCTGAAGGTCATCATCGCAAACCAGTCAAATGCATTGGCTGCCCCGCGGCGCAGTGTGAGCGCACCCGGTGTGGCAAGCAGGGCGAGTGGCGGCAGCATCAGCAAGGCGGGAATTTCACGCGGGCGGTAAGCCAGGGCGAGCAGTAATAACGTGATCAGCAAAAACACCAGGGGTAGCAATTGCGGTGCGGCCGAGATGGCTTTGCGCCGGGTCCATAGCGTCCAGGCGGCCAGGGGCAGGGCAGGAAAGGCAAACCAGGGCAGCATGGAGAGGAAGCGACCGGCCCCGCCTGGTGAAAATGGGGTTTTCAGCGGAGCCAGTTCGGTGGCCAGCCAGCCATGAAAACGGGCCGGTTCAAAGTAGAGCAACAGGGCCGGCCAGGGCAATATGAGCAGCCCGGCAATGACCAGGCCGACAAGCAGCGTCTGCAATGCTTTCGGGCGGTCCGGCGAGAGCCACCAGGCGAGCGGGGCGATGGCAAGCAGGGGGAGTGTTGGGGCGATACCGGTACCCAGCAGGCAGCCAGCAATTGCGATGCCGTAGAAAACGCCGGTCAGTCGCGGACGGCGGCCAATCGCCGCCAGTGCGCCCAGTGTGCCGGCATAAGCCGCCAGGCCGATCAGCATCGGCTGGGCATCGTGAGCATGGAAAAGCAGGCCGGCACAACCCGCCAGCAGCAGCGGACTGGCCGCTGCACTGTCCTGGCCGTATAACTCGCGGCCGGCATAGTACAGGCCGGTCAGTGCGAGGGCGACCCAGATGCCGCTGGCCAGTCGCATGGCTTCATGCAGCGGCAACAGCCAGCCGAACAGCTTGCCGGTCAGTGCGGCGCTCCAGTAATAGAGCGGGGGTTCGTGGAAAGCGCGACCGGCCAGGTCGGGCGACAGCCAGTCGCTGTAGGACAGCATGTGCCAGGCCGTGCCGATATGGATGGCGTCTTCGCCTTTCCATGGGTCGCGGCCAAACAGGCCCGCCAAGACATAAAAAGCCAGGATTGCAGCCAGCACCCAGCCGGCCGGAGGTAGGCTGATGCCACGCCGGATCAGTGAGAGCGGGTGTGTGGTGTGATCAGGCATTTTT
It encodes:
- the rsgA gene encoding ribosome small subunit-dependent GTPase A — translated: MMEGRVIAAHGRQYVVELPDGTRLPCVPRGKKSEVVCGDRLDIERTSDNQGVIEGIQPRSSLLYRSNEHKQKLIAANVDQLVVVVATEPAFSDELLTRALLAAESEEIRPLIVLNKCDLSDKLPAARERLKIFAEIGYPILELSALAHAEDLRPSLHGVTSVLVGQSGMGKSTLVNALVPEANAATREISLALDSGKHTTTHATLYHLDSESHLIDSPGLQEFGLGHLDRQDIEYAFREFRPFLGQCRFRDCQHNREPDCALTAAVNAGKINERRFAVYHRLMGTLRPS
- a CDS encoding M48 family metallopeptidase; translation: MTSQFTLLFLAAFTLTLSARLWLTLRHIRFVSAHRTNVPGEFAERISLPAHQKAADYTVDRSKFSLQTTLVDAALLLALTLGGGLAWLHDFWTSRLDGLSYGLAIIFSVMLVSAIIDLPFSLYRQFVIEARHGFNRMSLGLFFSDLLKQSLIGLLIGTPVILAVLWLMTAMGSAWWFYVWLFWSAFNLLIMFIYPTWIAPLFNKFSPLEDGEMKTRIEALLARCGFRSSGLFVMDGSKRSSHGNAYFTGFGNNKRIVFFDTLLSRLAPTEVEAVLAHELGHFRKRHILQRIVLMFAVSLGFLWLLGQLIDAAWFYNGLGVPAQNTALALVLFFLVIPAFTFPLAPLGSYLSRRNEFEADAYAAEHASAGDLVRALVKLYEDNASTLTPDPLHSLLYDSHPPAAQRIAHLQGHTA
- the orn gene encoding oligoribonuclease; translation: MAGNANNLVWLDMEMTGLNPDGDRIIEMAMVVTNSELEMVAESPSWVVHQSDERLAAMDEWNQKTHGRSGLIDKVKASTMNEAEVEQAALEFLKKYSSKGNSPMCGNSIGQDRRFMARYMPTLEDFFHYRNLDVSTLKELCKRWQPEIYKGFKKKSKHTAMADIYESIDELKYYREHFLAKPQGGQ
- a CDS encoding ArnT family glycosyltransferase — encoded protein: MPDHTTHPLSLIRRGISLPPAGWVLAAILAFYVLAGLFGRDPWKGEDAIHIGTAWHMLSYSDWLSPDLAGRAFHEPPLYYWSAALTGKLFGWLLPLHEAMRLASGIWVALALTGLYYAGRELYGQDSAAASPLLLAGCAGLLFHAHDAQPMLIGLAAYAGTLGALAAIGRRPRLTGVFYGIAIAGCLLGTGIAPTLPLLAIAPLAWWLSPDRPKALQTLLVGLVIAGLLILPWPALLLYFEPARFHGWLATELAPLKTPFSPGGAGRFLSMLPWFAFPALPLAAWTLWTRRKAISAAPQLLPLVFLLITLLLLALAYRPREIPALLMLPPLALLATPGALTLRRGAANAFDWFAMMTFSLFVGLVWLCWSAMALGWPAKLATRVTILRPGFIGHLDGFALLIGLAATFWWAWLIVTAPRSPYRSLTHWTLGFTTLWLLATTLILPWFDYGKSYRPVAQAIARALPDDHGCLAERGLTDAQRASLAYFVGIEPASFDTPAGKSCDWLLVGGDTKRELAAPGGHWTKVWEGSRPGDRKEKFRLLQR